From Manihot esculenta cultivar AM560-2 chromosome 18, M.esculenta_v8, whole genome shotgun sequence:
GGGTATAATCTATAAACCAATCAACCTAATCTAATTCTCATCTAATCTTAATCTCATCTGATAATGAGAGGGGAAATAGAATTAAGAAAGAAGAGAAATGTGAGGAGTGGGTTTTTGCGGCTTCACCAATTCCGGCAAACCCTTTCCTCACTGCTACTATAGCAGCTTATCTCCTTCATTCTGCAAGTAAAGAGCTACTGTTGCTACTCAAACTCCTATTACCAGCAACCTTTTTGTCAAAGTTTGTAATGGGCTCCGAACAGAACAGGTTCCCTCAGCAGGAACGGGTATGTCTCACGCTCATCTATATTATCTCCAAATATTTGCTGTTTTGGATCAGATCTAGATCTGGTACATCTTATCATATTCcatttctttctcttctccttTTCTGGTTTAAGCTTATCCATACTCAATCTTCCTTCTCAGATCTGTTTATTACGCTCACATTTACTTTGCTGCTAATCTCGATTTTCTCTAATTTCCCATTTCTTTTGGATGGACGAGTCACGCTTTTGCACCTTTTTTTTCACTTAGTTTCTTTCGGGAAAATTTTATGTGTGACTTACACAGATCTGAGGAGAATGTCCCTCGGGATCACTTGGTACCTCTTAATCCAGCCCGTAGCAATTCAATTGCGGATTGGGTCTTCCTTTCTGTATATTTTGAAGCTCTTCTCTAATTTTCATAATCGGCATTTTATTTTCGAATCAGCATCATACGCTAGCAATTTAACTATGCATAGCTGGCAGTCAGTTGCGTGGCTGAAATTTTTCTCTCTGTGATAAACCGTATTCTTGTTTTATAGGGAAAGAGGTGAAAGAGTGGTATTTTGATAAGTAATGGAATAGTCCAGGAATAGATATCTTATCAAAGGACATGCCAGTTTTACTTACATAAGCTAGAGACCTCGTTTAAACTTTTATCTCCTCAGGAAATTTTCCATCAATGTTAGGCTGAAGCCGTTGTCTGGTTCAAAAATACTAAGGTGATGTTGGTTTAAACTCTGAGTGGAACTTATATAAGTTGTGGTTGGccgttttattatttatttatttatggaaTATTCACAACTCAAGATGATTATGTCAATGAACCTTGAGGCGACTGATTTAGCTTCAGTTGCCTAGTCCTTCTTGTCAAGTAGCTAACAAAAATTTTGTGCAGACAAATTTGGATTTGGGATGGGTAACTGGGTTAATACTTGCTTTCTACAAATGAGATAAACGTAGACTTCTTGCTAACTTAGAGTTTGCCATTAATGTTAGAGCTGCTATAAGAAAAGCTCTTCTCAAATATGTTCAGAGGGtgttaaaaattagtttaaaataaatttggcATAATACCTGCTGTTATGTAATAAATTTGGTATTATTGTGagtcccccccccccccttccaTTATGTTCTTAATGaattcatttaataatttttaacctTCAAGTGCAACCAAATATGTATCAAATGAAATGAGGGAATTTCTACTTCATCATTGATACACACCTATGCTCTTAATATGCAAGCAAGtaactttttttaattgatGCATTTGTTGAACCTTGCAGCATTTTCCTCCGAATTATGTTGCTTCTTGCTTCTTTTTGTATTCATATGTTTTTGTGTCTGTACATGCATTTGTGCATGTAGTTGTATTTGCAACATTTTCTCTAAGCACGCTAGGCCTCCGTTTCCTTGTTTGCACTTCCACAATTTTTATACTTTCTGTTGACCAAATTTCTTCTGTATCTGTCATATAAGTAGCTGCAAGCCTGCGAATTCTATATCCTGAGTTTAGCTATTAGTTGTGAGTTATGTGAAGGTTTTCACACTATGCGAAAAGCCTATGCCAAGTTTGAAAATGGAGATGATTTTATTGGTGTTGATCTATGTAAttctattctctctctctctctctctctgtttttGGTTAACAATGAGGGTTATAATGCTTTACTCTAATGGCAGGATAAGAGATGGGGAGGATGCTGGGGTGCATTTTCTTGTTTTGGCTCGCAGAAGGGTGGAAAACGTATTGTGCCTGCATCTCGTATTCCAGATGGTAATGCAACAGCAGTGCAGCCAAATGGACAACAAGCTGGTGGCCTGACCAACCAACCTCCGGCACTACCTCCATCACTTTTAGCTCCACCTTCTTCACCAGCGTCGTTTACTAATTCAGCTCTCCCTTCTACGGCTCAGTCACCTAGTTGCTTCTTGTCTTTATCAGCCAGCTCGCCTGGTGGTCCTTCATCGACAATGTTTGTCACTGGGCCATATGCCCATGAAACACAACTAGTTTCTCCTCCTGTCTTCTCAACCTTCACAACTGAGCCATCTACTGCTCCTCTTACTCCCCCACCTGAGTTAGCTCACTTAACTACACCCTCTTCCCCAGATGTGCCTTTTGCTCAATTCCTCTCATCTTCTACAAATCTCAAAAACACTGAGAAGACCAATTACATTGCTGCTGCTGATCTTCAAGCTACATATTCACTTTATCCTGGCAGCCCTGCCAGCAGTCTCATTTCACCAATTTCTAGGACCTCAGGTGACTGCTTATCATCATCCTTTCATGAACGAGAGTTCCCTCCTCAATGGGATCCTTCAGTCTCTCCCCAAAATGGAAGATATTCAAGGAGTGGTTCTGGCAGTCTCTTTGGGCATGACACATCTAATGCCTCCTTGGTATCTCAAGATACAAATTTCTTCTGTCCTGCCACATTTGCACGATATTATCTGGACCATAATCCACCATTTCCTCATACTGGTGGGAGGTTAAGTGTTTCCAAGGATTCAGATGTTTATCCTGCTGGGGGAAATGGCCACCAAAATAGGCACAATAGAAGTCCCAAGCAAGATGTGGAAGAATTAGAGGCTTACAGAGCATCCTTTGGGTTCAGTGCTGATGAAATTATCACAACTCAACAATATGTAGAAATTTCTGATGTTATGGACGACTCATTTACCATGACTCCTTTTACTTCAAATCAACCTAATCAAGAAGAAAGTGTTGAAGCTGCATCTAAGGGTGAAAGCCAAAAGGCACAAACAACACAGATGAACTTGCCGAGCCTTAAATTGAAATCAGATACTATATGTAGTGAAGTGCCATTCTCATGTGACAGGCTTGAAGGTAAGCCTTTGTTACCTGTAGCTATATTAAGGTATAGTTTGTTTCATTCTCACAAATCTGGGGAAAGGAGAAAAGAGAACTTGAATCCCAACAGCCCTGTGACTTGTAGTCCAACCCAAGTTTTTGTAATATCCTTCACTCTGAAGGTTTCTCATGCAGAACAGCCTTTGTGATTTTTGTATTTCCAATTCTCCATACCAATTTATGCTGTGTGACATTAGAAAAAACATTAAGGGACGTAGAAAAGGGGAGCTCTGGCATTAGAGTGTTACATCGTCTGAAAAAGTGTGGAAATCTGTGTGATGGCTGTAACTTTTGCGTTCCATGAGAAAAGGTGTCATATTGTGTATTGTTTTTCCTGTTGGGAATTGGGATGTGTTTACTTTCTTTAATCCTCTATTCTCACCTTGCTTCCTCCATCATATTGGGGCATTATTTCTGTGCATTGCTGAATTTGTTTATCCATGCTTGAATAGTTTCTCTCCTAATAATTTCCCTTCATGTTTTGAATTCAGATCCTAAATCAAGAAAGCAGGTTGGAGATGTCTCTGCATCAAGCACACCTGGTATCCATGCTTTGAAAGATGATGATGGAATATTTTTAAAGATGACATCCTCTAAAATCAGTAGGAAATATGATCTTGGACCATCCTGCTCTGATGCAGAAATTGATTACAGGAGGGGAAGAAGCTTAAGAGAAGGCAAAGGAGATTTTGCATGGCATGATTAAATTAGAGAAAAAGCAAGTTCTCAGTTGTGTCCAATGTATTAAGTCGCTGTTTTCCATCATATTCTTCTGTTTGGATTTATCGATGATAGGTGGATGATCTAACATGTGATCTAACGTGTCTTTCGTCCTTTCCTGCTCTTTCAGGTTTGTGGCCTGATATCCCTGATTGATGAGTGTATTCCCCGTGTTCCTAACTTCCCACTTTCTTATAagttacatataaatatatatgtatgtgatgcatctacttataaatattatgtgcaaaatgaaatttttggaGATATAATATATAACGTCTTTGGCCAAATCATTTAGCTACAGCATCTTGTGCTGAATGTCATCATTCAGATGAAGAGATGTCCGTGTGATTATTTGTGAGCTTTTTATTTGGTAATCTGAATTGCTTGACATTGCCTCGTCAACTCTTTAAAGCAGGCATCCAAAACCCTCACTCTTGATATGGAATGAAGGAAGCTTATATCCCTTTGCAGTAATAATTAATTGTAGAATTTCAAGTGGGAATTATTTGCTATTCCTGAATTATCAGCAAGGTTTTACCGTTTTGCACTGCAGCTTTACGTGTATATGACAGTAGTTGATAGCGTG
This genomic window contains:
- the LOC110606653 gene encoding uncharacterized protein At1g76660 translates to MGSEQNRFPQQERDKRWGGCWGAFSCFGSQKGGKRIVPASRIPDGNATAVQPNGQQAGGLTNQPPALPPSLLAPPSSPASFTNSALPSTAQSPSCFLSLSASSPGGPSSTMFVTGPYAHETQLVSPPVFSTFTTEPSTAPLTPPPELAHLTTPSSPDVPFAQFLSSSTNLKNTEKTNYIAAADLQATYSLYPGSPASSLISPISRTSGDCLSSSFHEREFPPQWDPSVSPQNGRYSRSGSGSLFGHDTSNASLVSQDTNFFCPATFARYYLDHNPPFPHTGGRLSVSKDSDVYPAGGNGHQNRHNRSPKQDVEELEAYRASFGFSADEIITTQQYVEISDVMDDSFTMTPFTSNQPNQEESVEAASKGESQKAQTTQMNLPSLKLKSDTICSEVPFSCDRLEDPKSRKQVGDVSASSTPGIHALKDDDGIFLKMTSSKISRKYDLGPSCSDAEIDYRRGRSLREGKGDFAWHD